In Mauremys reevesii isolate NIE-2019 linkage group 16, ASM1616193v1, whole genome shotgun sequence, a single window of DNA contains:
- the OGFOD1 gene encoding prolyl 3-hydroxylase OGFOD1: MSGARRGPRGRDPAQGEPGKKRGKRAVRGEFSAAIREPALKEKAGAAWARREPLDHEAMAVDPAPFCHGVIPGFIQCPGFLDGLQRELLSLDFHEKCNDLYKFKQSDDLKKRKEPHISALRKVLFEEFREWLSEVTQVELEPTIDLSCAKYEYTDALLCHDDELEGRRIAFILYLVPPWEKSDGGTLDLYSTDGHFQPQQVVKSLVPSWNSLAFFEVSPVSFHQVSEVLTEGKCRLSVSGWFHGPSVARPPRYIESLLPRSPHLPYDHEILYEWINPVYLDMDSQAQIQEEFEERSELLLKNFLKGEKFQLVCEALQKEDMKWSRRGPPNKRCYEKAEEGSLPDVLRKCLELFHSEALFLLLSNFTGLKLHFLASSDDEDEEGEGGGAADCTGHSSSKPKQGESSQKASGDADQVDQLENDPQTKEGNIQNSSSVPMCMGELRHWTNGHYTLVHDTQTTEFALDLLFFCGCEDWDAEYGGFTSYIAKGEDEELLTVNPENNCLALVYRDKETLKFVKYVNHRSLERPKKQQSRAGFWDFSFVYYE; the protein is encoded by the exons ATGAGCGGGGCTCGGCGCGGGCCGCGGGGCCGGGACCCCGCGCAGGGGGAGCCGGGCAAGAAGCGGGGCAAACGGGCAGTGCGCGGGGAGTTCTCGGCGGCCATCCGGGAGCCGGCGCTGAAGGAGAAGGCGGGGGCCGCCTGGGCCCGCAGGGAGCCGCTCGACCACG AGGCCATGGCGGTGGATCCTGCTCCCTTCTGCCACGGCGTGATCCCCGGCTTCATCCAGTGCCCGGGCTTCCTGGACGGGCTGCAGCGGGAGCTCCTGAGCCTGGATTTCCACGAGAAGTGCAACGATTTGTACAAGTTCAAACAG TCTGATGATCTGAAGAAGAGAAAAGAGCCTCACATCTCGGCATTAAG GAAAGTTCTGTTTGAAGAGTTCCGGGAGTGGCTGTCTGAAGTTACCCAGGTGGAGCTGGAACCAACCATTGACTTGTCCTGTGCTAAGTATGAGTATACAG ATGCCCTGCTGTGCCATGACGATGAGCTGGAGGGACGGAGAATTGCCTTCATCCTGTACCTGGTTCCACCGTGGGAGAAGAGCGACGGGGGCACTCTGGACCTGTACAGCACAGATG GCCACTTTCAGCCGCAGCAGGTCGTCAAGTCATTAGTCCCTTCATGGAATTCCCTGGCCTTCTTCGAAGTGTCTCCTGTCTCTTTCCACCAG GTGTCTGAAGTTCTGACCGAAGGGAAGTGCCGCTTGTCTGTGAGTGGTTGGTTTCATGGCCCGTCGGTGGCAAGGCCTCCCCGCTACATTGAATCCCTCTTGCCCCGGAGTCCACATCTCCCATACGAT CATGAAATCTTGTATGAGTGGATCAACCCAGTGTACTTGGACATGGATTCCCAAGCCCAGATCCAGGAGGAATTTGAGGAGCGATCAGAGCTTCTCTTGAAGAATTTCCTTAAG GGAGAGAAATTTCAGCTCGTGTGTGAAGCTCTGCAGAAAGAAGACATGAAATGGAGCCGCCGAGGACCCCCCAATAAAAG ATGTTATGAGAAGGCTGAGGAGGGGAGCCTTCCGGACGTCCTGAGGAAGTGCCTGGAGTTGTTCCACTCCGAGGCCTTGTTCCTGCTGCTCTCCAACTTCACAGGCCTAAAGCTGCACTTCCTGGCTTCCTCTGATGATGAGGatgaggagggagaaggaggaggagccgcAGATTGCACTGGACACAGCTCTTCCAAACCCAAGCAAGGAGAAAGCAGTCAAAAGGCCAGCGGCGATGCTGACCAAGTAGATCAGCTTGAAAATGACCCCCAAACCAAAGAAGGTAACATACAGAACA GCTCAAGTGTCCCCATGTGCATGGGGGAGCTGAGGCACTGGACAAATGGCCACTATACTCTAGTCCATGACACCCAAACCACAGAGTTTGCCCTGGACCTGCTGTTCTTCTGCGGCTGCGAAG ATTGGGATGCAGAGTATGGCGGCTTTACATCCTACATTGCCAAGGGTGAAGATGAAGAG CTGCTGACTGTGAATCCAGAGAACAACTGCTTGGCCTTGGTTTACAGAGACAAAGAGACTTTGAAATTTGTGAAGTATGTTAACCATCGTAGCTTGGAGCGTCCAAAAAAACAACAGAGCAGAGCTGGATTCTGGGACTTCTCTTTTGTCTACTATGAGTGA